The Primulina huaijiensis isolate GDHJ02 chromosome 18, ASM1229523v2, whole genome shotgun sequence DNA window AAGGTAGTAATGGTTTAAGCTAGATGGAAAGCTCATCATTCCAAATGTCACAATTATTCTGGATAATGATTCTTAGAAATGAAATTTGTAACTTCTGCAGTAATGGAATGATGTGTTCTCATCTCATAGATTATTTTCTTGGAAACTTTTTTGTCAATCAGTTTGTGTCAACATTCTTCATTAATCAATTTCGTTTTCATACTGGGAGTTTGCATGATTTTGTAGGTGGAGTGATTTCAAAAATTGGTAGTTCCTCCTTTCCGGTGACAAATTAATATATCGAATATCGAATCTTTCTGTTGGCTTTCCCAATTCATCTGTGAATAAGAATTCAAGTATGTCTTATAGAATTATCAATGCCACGGACGTTGGATATAAATTGGCCTAGGCCTGGTCGGGCACTCTGTAAAACCTCCCGACCTTTTGCTTTAGTAAACCTTCTCATGTGTTAATTTTAATGCACTTTCTTATTTTCCCTAGTATATGCTTTAGCAGTTTCGTCTTGTTGATATCTCATCTATTTCTTGGTGTTAGTGAAAATTTGATGTTCGTGTATTTGTACTTTTGATCATTTGCATTGTCAAGAAATTCACTGTTGTGAATGCTCACGACTATATGCTATAAATTCCAAAATGCACTGACTATTTCATCAAGTTTCACAAGCATAAGCATTTGCATTTTATCCAATTTCTTTTGGATCCCTTGAGTCATAGAGAGTGAGCCAGACTATAACTTGGATGTAGTTTACGTGTCTGGAATGCAATGAATAATCAGAAAATTATTTATGTGCAGGCTGAATTATTACATGTTAACTGTAAGCTCGAGTTCTTGCATGCCAACAGAGTTCTACAAGATCTTGAATTGCAATTCACAGAAGACCGGTCGAGTCATGATGGGGAACTTTGTATTGGCAGGATATCCAGAACAAAAAAGCATGAGATTATCAAGGTTTTGCACCCTGTGGTTGAGCAACTCATTCTAGATTGTTTAAGTGAAAATAGTCACTTGTTTCATACCACTGGGGAAGAGAAAGATTCTGAAACTTTGTACACCAAGTCTTTGGGACATTTGTTTACGCAGACCTCTTCTTTTCAACGGCGAAAGTTAGCTCAGACATTTGGAGAAGCACCTGCTCCATCCCCGATGGGTTTATTCCCTAGTCCAGCTCCTTCAATTCCTGCAACGGCTGATCCTCAGCCTCCACAAAGTCCTCCACTACCATTTTTCCCTCCAGATTTCAGTGGTTCAGACTTGCAGCCTACTACTAGTGAACATTCTTATGCAGATGCTTCTGATGCACAGTCAAGCAAGCATAAGACCAGCAACAGAACTGTGGTTGTTGCTGTCGTTGTAACTGCTTTTGTGACCTTTTTCATTGCTGCCATGTTCTTTTTGTGCTGCCGTAAGTGTGGAGCTGGATCTAGGCGGGGAAGAAACGACGAGAGGCCTCTTCTCAGCTTATCCTTGAGTGACTATTCTATtggtaaaattatgattttcttgaTCTCTTGTCTAAGATTAGACATTTTGCATCTATCttttcatgtttctgatttttcaaattttgatctctTATCTTCTCAGCTTATCCTTGATCTCTTATCTAACACTATCCTGATTTTGATGTTTCTGAATTGCAATTTTTCAGCCTCTTCACATAAGTCCTATGGTCTAGGCACTTCAACAAATGAAGAAAAGGTTGGCAAtcaatctatcaacaacaaattGAACCATAACAAATTCAGCGGAAAATCTTATATAGAGTCACATTCTCTGAgcaattcaaaatttgaaaattcagtTGGAGTCACTACCACGAACACAGGAGAAGATTCTGTTCGCATGGCACTGTGTACACCAGGACTGCCTCCACTGAAACCTCCTCCTGGAAGGACTGATCCTCCTAAACCACCTCTAGATAAGGCAGCTCCATCCACACCCACACCCACACCAACAGCTCCAGTACCACCCCCAGCTCCTCCAATAATTCAACAATTTGGAGGCCCACGTGCTCCGCCTCCTGCAACACCTCCTCCACCTCCTTTACCTTCTGGTATTAAGTCTGGTCCTCgtccaccaccacctccaggAGCCGGTGTCCCTCCTCCACGGCCGCCACCTCCAAGAGCCGGTGTCCCTCCACGGTCACCATCCATGGGATTGAAACCCCCTCGACCAGTACTTGGTCATCCATCAACTTCTACTTCAGCCGATGATGGTGATGATGGCCCTAATAAAGCTAAGCTGAAGCCTTTCTTCTGGGACAAGGTGTTAGCCAACCCTGATCATTCAATGGTTTGGCATCAGATAAAATCTGGCTCGTTCCAGTAAGTCATGTTACTCCCATGTGGTTTATGGTCCTAATCATACCATTTTTACCTGTCTAATATATTCAGCATAAATTCATGAACAGGTTCAATGAAGAAATGATAGAATCACTATTTGGCTATGCCCCTGCTGCAAAAAACATGAATGGGGGAAAGAAAGAGTCAGCATCACAAGATCCTTCGACCCAGTATATCCAACTAATTGATCCCAAAAGGTCGCAAAATCTATCAATTCTTCTCAAAGCATTAAATGTGACTACAGAAGAAGTTTGCGATGCAATTGAAGAAGGTATTTTATTTTCCTTGTATCCCTTGAATATCCAAATAATGCTATCTGGTTTATAGTTATTGAAAATGCAAGGCATTCTAAGGTTCACAGTGTCCTATAGAACCTAGGTGCAGGGGTGAGGTGAGATGTGCACTTCACTGAAGCAATGAACACTAAGTCGTAATGTATAAGAATCAACGACTTCTCATTTTATGTCACATATTGTCCAATGTTTTACAAGCTATAgaataacaaaaaaaacaacCATTCATTGGGTTACTAGTAAATACAACTGTCTGTTATgctttttaacattttatttgcAATTCTATATTAACGCACTTAAATACTAGCGAATACAAATGTCTGGCATGATTAGTTGTTACAGGGCACACCACATTGAAGGGGTATGCTTCATTTGCGGTTAGATATAGGACCTAATCCTCACTTTGGTTTTAGTCTAAGCATGTGTCTTATGGGTTTTATTATATCTAAAATTTAGCCGTAAGCTGGTGGTGTTAATCTAAAAGGGCATTTCTTTCAACCTGTGATGATAAATGACGTCTATGTGATCAAATGATTAAGTTGATGGTATAAATATTGAATCCGATTCATTATAAAAAAGAAATCTCAGTGCTCTCACATTTATCTATACGTCATGGAAAAGGGTACAGAATGGAGCAGCTTTGGCGCAAAAAATGTATAAAGTTGGATTTTGAGTTGTTTATGTATTGCCTTATCAATAGCTCTTCAAAATATCTCTGCATTTGAAAACGAATATGTCAATATGACAATGGGACGGGAGAAGTAATTGCAATAAATGTTTCAGGCCTTAAATTAAATCAGGTCATCCCAAAAAAGTTACTCATGAGTGTATTGAAAGTTGTTTTGCAGTAACTTAGCTTTTACAATTTCTATTGTTCCTGAAAAATGTCAGATATCATGAGTTTCTGCCGAATTTCGTTTTTGAGTGATGCAAGCACAGAAACACTATAACATATGCAGATGATCTTGGCATGTGCTTCTGTAGAGATCATTGTTCTCTAAGTTCCTGTTTATTCCTTCAATTGCAGTTTGTTTTGTTAAAGCTACTGTCTTCTTCAATGGATCAAGAAAATGCGCAATGAATCTGTCTTATGTTCTCTTTTTGTTAAAaatcgatttcatagtttttatGCTTTCACTACTTACAACTCAACTTATTTGATAACTAAAGCTGTCTGGAATGGTTCCCAACCATGATGTTTGCTACATATGttaatcttttttcttttcaccATAATAAGAAAAATGGAATGGTTCCCTAATTCATCTAAGGTCGCATGATTCATTTTTGGCTGGTGATTGGTACAGCAAAAGCAATTGCCTATGAGTCTTTGAATATATTCCCTGATTCtggattaattaaatgttaAATTCACCTATGCATATTTCATAAAGAAATTGATCACTGCATCTAACATAAAAAAGTTAGTTATTCTTTTTGTGATCTGTAGCCGACCCCACTTAGTGGGATAGGTTTGTCTGTTGTTTGTTGTGTGTTCTTTTTGTGACCTGTTAATATCCTTGATGATTGTTAGTTACCCTGAATTTAGTCCTGATTTGAGTGACACTCCTGATTGCCGCCACCAAAAAAGACAAGGAAAAAAGCTAACCaaccaaaatttaaataaatgaagaGGAAGAGTTGGGATCTGCTCAGGTTGAAATTTGAAACTGGGACTTTGACAAacaaattttcttgatttgaatTACTTATGCATGTATATGTTGATTGTGTGGGGTCATTCttcttgagggggagtgttctttttaattttgttgttcCTATATCATTATAGAGGCGGCTAACCTTTTCAACTGAATCAGGAAACGAGCTTCCGGCAGAACTTATTCAAACATTGATAAAGATGGCACCTACAACTGAAGAGGAATTGAAGCTCAGACTCTACAGTGGCAATCTTTCTCAACTTGGTACAGCGGAGCGCTTCCTCAAAACCTTGGTTGAAATTCCTTTTGCCTTTAAGAGGCTTGAATCCTTGCTATTTATGTGCACTCTTCAGGAGGAGATATCAATGTTAAAAGAGTCATTCACAGTTTTGGAGGTGATAATTTGTCCGGTTTATCGCATCATAATAGATCATCTTGTTATACAAGACTAATTTTTCCCTATAATTTGGATAACTTATAAAATCTGGATTCTGGATCGCAGAGCTGTGTATGACCCTAGTCTGACAATTATAATCTCTCGTTTGGTTTAGGATTAAGGATAGTTGCTTGTAAGCACTTGAAAGTCGTAACTATTACTCTTTACCCTCTAGCACATTATAACTCTCAGAAACCATTTGGAAAAGTTGACTTTTATTCAATCCAATAAGGAGACCATTGTGACCAGAAAATGTGCTGATCTTTGTGGTGATGAATATAATTTCCTTGTTTTTTGTGGCTGAACTTTTTTGAATCACAAGTTCCCCTTGGCCCTTCACGCCACTGCCATTATAAGGTTTGTTTTGGTATCAGTTTTTTTAAACAACAAAGGAACATTTCCACTCGTCCATTTCACTTTTAGAATACTCATGCTGATCATTTTCTCTATATGCATTACACTTCAAAATATGATGGATTTGGAAAAATGTTATTTGTTGAGACTGTTTTTGTTGGGGTATGTGCCTCTGTATTATTCCTCTAGAAGCTATTTGGATTTGGTATGTAGGAATATTTTAGATATTAAACTAGTGTACATGCATCATCTCCTAAGTCTCTGTTAAAGAATTTGATGACAACGACCCAGTTGATCAACAATTTTCTGCTTGGGCCATTTGGTACCATTAATCTTAAATCTCGAGTTTTCAGGAATTAATATCGTATTCATGGTGTCTCGACCTGTTGCAGGCTGCTTCCACAGAATTGCGGAAAAGTAGATTGTTTCTCAAGCTTCTCGAGGCTGTTCTTAAAACAGGAAACCGCATGAATGTTGGGACATTCCGTGGTGGTGCACAAGCATTTAAGCTTGATACTCTCCTAAAATTAGCAGATGTGAAAGGAACAGATGGGAAAACGACACTGCTGCACTTTGTTGTTCAGGAAATAATTCGTTCGGAAGGCATAAGAGCTGCCCGAGCAGCCAAAGAGAGCCGGAGCTTGTCCAGCTTCAAGTCCGATGATTTCCTCGAGGATTCTATTCAAGATTCTGATGATCAGTTCCAGAGAAAAGGTCTTCAGGTGGTGTCAGGTCTAGGTAGTGAGCTTGAGGATGTCAAGAAAGCTGCAGTTTTAGATGCTGACAGCGTAACAGGAACAGTGTCTAGGCTCGGTCATACACTCATAAAATCCAAGAATTTCCTTAATTCGGAGATGAAGAATGTATCAGAAGAAAATGGATTCCATCAGGCATTAAAGAGTTTTGTGCAGAATGCAGAGGCTGATATTATGTGGTTGCTCGAGGAAGAGAAGCGAGTAATGGCTCTTGTAAAGAGCACGTCAGATTACTTCCATGGAAATGCTGGAAAGGATGAGGGGTTGCGATTATTCATCATAGTCCGGGATTTCCTTataattctagaaaaagtatgCAAAGAATTGCAAATGGCCCCACCAAAATCAAGTCAGACATCCAAGAAAGATGATTCAGCAGCAGGGCCTGTGGATCCACGCCAGCCTCCTACAACTGATCCTCGCCAGCGGCTGTTTCCAGCAATCACAGATAGGCGAGTGGATAGCTCAAGTTCAGATGACGAATCATAGTATAATCAAAACACGTAAGAAAAATTTCATAATCTTTTCTTCGATTTCACAGACCTCAGAAGCGTAGATTATAACTTTTTCAACATCTTCGCTACTTTATTCAGGCAGTGCAGAGGTTTAGGGAATGCAGTGCGAGTgggaaaaacaaacaaaaagtaAAATTCATTCATTAGATTGGTGCCGGTGATCTTGTGGGCTGCGCTGCTTACTTGGATGAAGCAAGCCTTGCCTTGCATGATCAATGGGTTTGCTGTACCTCAGAATGGTGCTCCGTATGAACAAGAATGATTTGGAAGTGTTGTAATataatctttttttcttttttccttattCAAATTTCTTGTTCTCAGAAATTACTGGCATAGTTCTT harbors:
- the LOC140963772 gene encoding formin-like protein 5, translating into MNLQGKICVRGIFYCMTLVALLFILVAPYLESKREESETLLAYLVDSGEIDMEMAELLHVNCKLEFLHANRVLQDLELQFTEDRSSHDGELCIGRISRTKKHEIIKVLHPVVEQLILDCLSENSHLFHTTGEEKDSETLYTKSLGHLFTQTSSFQRRKLAQTFGEAPAPSPMGLFPSPAPSIPATADPQPPQSPPLPFFPPDFSGSDLQPTTSEHSYADASDAQSSKHKTSNRTVVVAVVVTAFVTFFIAAMFFLCCRKCGAGSRRGRNDERPLLSLSLSDYSIASSHKSYGLGTSTNEEKVGNQSINNKLNHNKFSGKSYIESHSLSNSKFENSVGVTTTNTGEDSVRMALCTPGLPPLKPPPGRTDPPKPPLDKAAPSTPTPTPTAPVPPPAPPIIQQFGGPRAPPPATPPPPPLPSGIKSGPRPPPPPGAGVPPPRPPPPRAGVPPRSPSMGLKPPRPVLGHPSTSTSADDGDDGPNKAKLKPFFWDKVLANPDHSMVWHQIKSGSFQFNEEMIESLFGYAPAAKNMNGGKKESASQDPSTQYIQLIDPKRSQNLSILLKALNVTTEEVCDAIEEGNELPAELIQTLIKMAPTTEEELKLRLYSGNLSQLGTAERFLKTLVEIPFAFKRLESLLFMCTLQEEISMLKESFTVLEAASTELRKSRLFLKLLEAVLKTGNRMNVGTFRGGAQAFKLDTLLKLADVKGTDGKTTLLHFVVQEIIRSEGIRAARAAKESRSLSSFKSDDFLEDSIQDSDDQFQRKGLQVVSGLGSELEDVKKAAVLDADSVTGTVSRLGHTLIKSKNFLNSEMKNVSEENGFHQALKSFVQNAEADIMWLLEEEKRVMALVKSTSDYFHGNAGKDEGLRLFIIVRDFLIILEKVCKELQMAPPKSSQTSKKDDSAAGPVDPRQPPTTDPRQRLFPAITDRRVDSSSSDDES